The following proteins come from a genomic window of Companilactobacillus pabuli:
- a CDS encoding nucleoside 2-deoxyribosyltransferase, whose product MKIYFANGLFALADRMFNEYVVEKIRKMDGNIEVYLPQENGDINDKMNYADSIKIAQEDNKELLSSDLVVAILDGDTMDDGVASEIGLAFGKEIPVIGVYTDLRQHGFENPEKLEAVKTIGENPFAYINNYTIGLIKMNGMMVNNIDDMLEGIKKYSEK is encoded by the coding sequence ATGAAAATCTATTTTGCCAACGGATTGTTTGCTTTAGCTGACCGTATGTTTAACGAATATGTGGTTGAGAAAATCAGAAAGATGGACGGTAACATTGAGGTCTATCTTCCTCAAGAAAATGGCGACATTAATGACAAAATGAATTACGCTGATTCAATTAAAATTGCTCAAGAAGACAATAAAGAACTTCTTTCTTCTGATTTAGTAGTAGCTATCCTAGATGGTGACACAATGGACGATGGTGTAGCTTCTGAAATTGGTCTGGCCTTCGGTAAAGAAATACCTGTTATTGGCGTTTATACTGACCTACGTCAACACGGTTTCGAAAACCCTGAAAAGCTTGAGGCTGTTAAGACTATCGGAGAAAATCCTTTTGCTTATATCAACAATTACACAATCGGTTTGATCAAAATGAATGGTATGATGGTCAACAACATTGACGACATGCTTGAAGGAATTAAAAAATATTCAGAAAAATAA
- a CDS encoding branched-chain amino acid aminotransferase: MAKADATKIDWNNLGFNYMDLPYRFTAHWKDGAWQDAGLTEDSTLHISEASPVLHYGQAAFEGMKAYRTPDGKIQLFRPDRNAKRLKDSCERLLMPVFPEDKFVEAVKSVVKANADFVPPYGNGATLYIRPLIIGTGEQIGVHAAPEYIFTIFAMPVGNYFKGGLTPVNFTTSQYDRAAHKGTGQSKVGGNYAASLYPGAKAHDNGFADCVYLDPIEHKKIEEVGSANFFGITKDNVFVTPKSPSILPSITKYSLLWLAKNRLGLGAEEGDVYIDQLDRFAEAGACGTAAVISPIGGLEHNGNLHVFYSETEVGPVTKKLYDTLTGIQFGTVEAPEGWVQVVE; this comes from the coding sequence ATGGCAAAAGCAGATGCAACAAAAATTGATTGGAACAATCTAGGTTTCAATTATATGGACTTACCTTACCGTTTTACTGCACATTGGAAAGACGGCGCATGGCAAGATGCTGGACTAACAGAAGATAGTACACTTCACATTAGTGAGGCTTCCCCAGTCTTGCACTACGGTCAAGCAGCTTTTGAAGGTATGAAAGCTTATCGTACTCCAGATGGCAAAATTCAATTGTTCAGACCCGACCGCAATGCTAAACGTTTAAAGGACTCATGTGAACGACTCTTGATGCCTGTTTTCCCAGAAGACAAATTCGTAGAAGCAGTAAAATCAGTTGTAAAAGCTAATGCTGACTTCGTACCACCTTATGGCAATGGTGCCACACTTTATATTCGTCCTTTGATTATCGGTACTGGTGAACAAATCGGTGTCCACGCTGCCCCAGAATACATCTTTACCATCTTCGCAATGCCAGTTGGTAATTACTTCAAGGGTGGACTTACACCAGTTAACTTCACTACTTCACAATACGACCGTGCTGCTCATAAAGGTACTGGTCAAAGTAAAGTTGGTGGTAACTATGCCGCTAGTCTTTATCCTGGTGCTAAAGCTCACGATAATGGCTTTGCCGATTGTGTTTACTTGGATCCAATCGAACATAAGAAGATTGAAGAAGTTGGATCAGCTAACTTCTTTGGTATTACTAAGGACAATGTCTTTGTAACACCTAAATCACCTTCTATTCTTCCAAGCATCACTAAATACTCACTACTTTGGTTAGCTAAGAACCGTTTGGGACTTGGCGCTGAAGAAGGCGACGTATATATTGATCAACTAGACAGATTTGCTGAAGCCGGTGCTTGTGGTACTGCCGCTGTTATCTCACCTATTGGTGGTTTGGAACACAACGGCAACCTTCACGTCTTCTACAGTGAAACTGAAGTTGGTCCTGTAACTAAGAAATTGTATGATACATTAACTGGAATTCAATTCGGTACTGTTGAAGCACCTGAAGGTTGGGTTCAAGTAGTAGAATAA
- a CDS encoding alpha/beta hydrolase, with translation MSKKKINIAIIMVFLLLIGGIFTFSNSTQAATKKKYVQESIPTIFFHGYASSYHAEEQMTGAIKKAGVTKTIVRVNVSPNGYAKMIGSIPKKAKNPIVEVNFDNSRNGDYHTQGQWAKNVIKVVQEDYKCKKVNLVGHSMGNMAINYYILDNPGLKGLPKINKVVDIAGHFDGIIDEDDEPNETTLDKNGKPDRMNSFYKELLTLRKTYPKNIKVLNIYGDKDDGTHSDGAVTNASSKSLKYLISGRAKSYQEKKIVGKMAAHSKLHENKQVDKILINFLFKK, from the coding sequence TTGAGCAAAAAGAAAATAAATATTGCTATAATTATGGTTTTTTTGTTGCTGATTGGTGGAATATTCACCTTCAGTAATTCGACTCAAGCGGCTACTAAAAAGAAGTACGTCCAAGAATCGATTCCTACCATCTTTTTTCACGGCTATGCCAGCAGTTACCATGCTGAAGAACAAATGACTGGGGCTATTAAAAAAGCCGGTGTAACGAAGACTATTGTGCGTGTTAACGTCAGTCCTAACGGTTATGCTAAGATGATTGGTTCAATTCCTAAAAAAGCTAAAAATCCTATCGTTGAGGTAAATTTTGACAACAGTCGCAATGGCGATTACCACACTCAAGGCCAGTGGGCTAAAAATGTTATCAAAGTTGTTCAGGAAGATTACAAGTGTAAGAAAGTTAATCTAGTCGGACATTCAATGGGAAATATGGCAATCAATTACTATATTTTGGACAATCCCGGTTTGAAAGGCTTACCTAAAATTAATAAAGTCGTCGATATTGCCGGTCATTTTGATGGCATAATCGATGAGGATGATGAGCCTAATGAAACAACACTTGATAAAAATGGTAAGCCGGATCGAATGAATTCTTTCTATAAAGAATTATTAACTTTGAGAAAGACTTATCCTAAAAATATTAAAGTATTAAATATTTATGGTGATAAAGATGACGGGACTCATTCTGATGGGGCGGTAACCAATGCTTCTTCTAAGTCTTTGAAGTATTTAATTTCAGGACGTGCTAAGTCTTATCAAGAAAAGAAAATCGTCGGTAAGATGGCAGCACATAGCAAGTTGCATGAGAATAAACAAGTCGACAAAATATTGATCAACTTCCTATTTAAAAAATAA
- a CDS encoding DUF1516 family protein, translating to MGWLWTHLITWIVMAIMILLALFTNSHTKIYEMITRVGYIVIIITGIKLAIRAWSVEPMLLIVKIIVALIFIALVEIAFAQKTINKSLIWAVIIFCIVTALIGFALAGWYPFA from the coding sequence ATGGGTTGGTTATGGACGCATTTAATTACTTGGATAGTCATGGCAATCATGATTCTTTTGGCATTATTTACTAATTCACACACAAAGATTTACGAAATGATCACGCGTGTTGGTTATATCGTTATCATCATTACCGGTATCAAATTAGCAATCAGAGCTTGGTCAGTTGAACCAATGCTATTGATTGTAAAAATAATTGTGGCATTAATATTTATTGCATTGGTTGAAATTGCTTTTGCTCAAAAAACTATCAATAAATCACTGATTTGGGCAGTCATTATATTTTGTATCGTCACTGCTTTAATCGGCTTTGCGCTTGCCGGATGGTATCCATTTGCTTAA
- a CDS encoding LacI family DNA-binding transcriptional regulator has translation MMATLRDIAKKAHVSAATVSRVLNNDLTLSVTDQTRTNILKIATDLNYQKANHKNSRFQKHIALVQWYSESKEQDDLYYMTIREGIEQQAPKYGFEILRIFHNDLEQIPNDIDGIIAIGKFSSDQVMTMKRISSNLVFIDDDQFAKGFDTVLPDFNYGIEQVIDYFASQNISDIGLIYGEETSTDDKRIIPDFRFNSFQQAMNKHSIFKAELCFKGDFTKESGYQQMKQAIKMLPNLPKAFFISNDPMASGALKALQEEQISVPDQVQIFSFNDTSIASLVNPELSSVAVATIQMGETAVDSIQDVLTNPRHVAKKVILATKLVFRQSTN, from the coding sequence ATAATGGCTACTTTACGAGATATTGCCAAAAAAGCTCACGTTTCTGCCGCTACAGTTTCACGAGTTTTAAACAACGATTTGACTTTATCAGTCACTGATCAAACACGGACTAATATTCTAAAAATTGCGACTGACTTAAACTATCAAAAAGCCAATCACAAGAATTCTCGTTTTCAAAAGCACATCGCCTTAGTTCAGTGGTATTCCGAATCAAAAGAACAAGATGACCTCTACTATATGACGATTCGTGAAGGTATCGAACAACAAGCTCCTAAATACGGCTTTGAAATATTAAGAATCTTTCACAATGACTTGGAACAAATTCCAAATGACATCGACGGAATCATTGCTATCGGAAAATTCAGTTCAGACCAAGTAATGACTATGAAACGAATCAGTTCCAATTTAGTCTTCATTGACGATGACCAATTTGCTAAGGGTTTTGATACAGTTTTACCTGATTTCAATTACGGTATTGAACAAGTTATTGACTACTTTGCTAGTCAAAATATTTCTGATATTGGTTTAATCTATGGCGAAGAAACTTCCACTGATGACAAACGAATCATCCCCGACTTTCGCTTCAATAGTTTTCAACAGGCTATGAACAAGCACAGTATTTTTAAAGCTGAACTTTGTTTCAAGGGTGATTTCACGAAGGAATCCGGTTATCAACAAATGAAACAAGCTATTAAAATGTTGCCCAATTTGCCAAAAGCCTTCTTCATTTCTAACGACCCAATGGCTAGTGGTGCCCTGAAGGCTCTGCAGGAAGAACAAATTTCTGTGCCTGACCAAGTTCAAATCTTTAGTTTCAATGACACTTCCATAGCTAGTCTCGTAAATCCTGAACTCAGCTCAGTCGCTGTGGCCACAATTCAAATGGGAGAGACAGCTGTCGATTCAATCCAAGATGTCTTAACTAACCCTCGACACGTTGCCAAAAAAGTCATTCTAGCTACAAAATTAGTCTTCCGCCAAAGTACCAACTAA
- a CDS encoding UDP-glucose--hexose-1-phosphate uridylyltransferase: protein MSCVDQFVDLIVNSDNDYQELDKTYLYNRICALVGDDNHQTDDDIKTALIKTAIKNGKIEDNQTAKEILNDQLMDFVTPLPSKVNAKFWNLYQKSPETATNYFYKLSQDNDYIKVKAIAKNISYQVKTDYGNLEITINLSKPEKDPKAIALAGKQKQTGYPKCQLCMENEGYLGRLGYPARSNHRIIRFILGGQTWGFQYSPYAYFNEHAIFLNKVHQPMIINQHTFNNLLEIIRIFPQYFVGSNADLPIVGGSMLSHDHYQGGRHQFPMMKAKIDRAISLPIKDVKAGIVKWPLSTIRLTSADPEQLIAAATLIHENWKNYSDETVDVRAFTKGVRHHTVTPIAYKNGENYVLDIVLRDNQTSKEFPDGIFHPHQDVQHIKKENIGLIEVMGRAILPARLKDELKEVERYLLKQPNQMADYHKTWADQLQKKYDFNEDNVSEIVDKETGLVFGRVLEDAGVFKWNTQGQKAFDKFIGSLS from the coding sequence ATGTCCTGTGTTGACCAATTTGTCGATTTAATCGTTAATTCTGACAACGACTATCAAGAACTCGACAAAACTTATTTATATAATCGTATCTGTGCATTAGTTGGTGACGACAATCATCAAACCGATGATGATATAAAAACTGCTTTAATTAAAACAGCTATCAAAAATGGCAAAATTGAAGATAATCAAACTGCTAAGGAAATTCTCAATGATCAACTGATGGATTTCGTAACACCATTGCCTTCTAAAGTTAACGCTAAGTTTTGGAATCTTTATCAAAAAAGTCCCGAAACGGCTACTAATTATTTCTACAAATTAAGTCAAGACAATGACTACATCAAAGTCAAAGCGATTGCCAAAAATATTTCTTATCAAGTCAAAACTGATTATGGAAATCTGGAAATTACTATTAACTTATCTAAACCAGAAAAAGACCCCAAAGCTATCGCTCTAGCTGGCAAACAGAAACAAACTGGTTATCCTAAATGTCAACTATGTATGGAAAATGAAGGCTATTTAGGACGACTCGGATATCCAGCCAGAAGCAACCACCGTATCATTCGCTTTATCCTTGGTGGACAAACTTGGGGCTTCCAATATTCGCCTTACGCTTATTTCAACGAGCATGCTATCTTCTTAAATAAAGTTCATCAACCAATGATCATCAATCAACATACATTCAATAATTTGCTAGAAATCATTCGTATCTTCCCACAATACTTTGTCGGTAGTAACGCTGATTTACCAATCGTTGGTGGCTCAATGCTCAGTCATGACCACTATCAAGGCGGACGTCACCAATTTCCAATGATGAAAGCTAAAATTGATCGTGCTATTTCACTTCCAATAAAAGATGTTAAAGCTGGTATCGTCAAATGGCCTCTTTCAACAATTCGTTTAACTAGTGCTGACCCTGAACAATTGATTGCCGCTGCCACTTTGATTCACGAAAACTGGAAAAATTATTCTGATGAAACTGTTGACGTTAGAGCCTTTACTAAAGGAGTTCGTCATCACACTGTCACACCGATTGCTTACAAAAACGGCGAAAATTATGTTTTAGACATCGTCTTACGTGACAATCAAACTTCAAAAGAATTCCCTGACGGTATCTTTCATCCCCATCAAGATGTTCAACACATCAAAAAAGAAAATATCGGTTTAATTGAAGTTATGGGTCGGGCAATTTTACCAGCTCGCTTGAAAGATGAACTAAAAGAAGTTGAACGTTATTTACTCAAACAACCTAATCAAATGGCAGACTATCACAAGACTTGGGCTGATCAACTTCAGAAGAAATACGACTTCAATGAAGATAATGTATCAGAAATCGTCGACAAAGAAACTGGTTTAGTCTTTGGTCGTGTACTTGAAGATGCTGGAGTTTTCAAGTGGAACACTCAAGGTCAAAAGGCCTTCGATAAATTCATAGGAAGTCTTTCATAA
- a CDS encoding galactokinase has protein sequence MDTKEILQGYQDIFNETAEKLFFSPGRINLIGEHTDYNGGNVFPCAISLGTYAAFGNRDDETIQMYSANLPDTGIISVTLDDLTYKKEDNWSNYLKGMIYLIQQAGYKIDHGFNIYVHGNLPDGAGLSSSASIELLMGNILNDVFQLGIDQIDLVKMGQQNENKYIGVNSGIMDEFAVGMGKKDQAILLDTNTMEYHYAPVELGDHVIVIMNTNKQRALADSKYNERRSQCEQALALLQTKLNIKSLGELSIDEFDRNSYLINDDILIRRARHAVFENQRTLKAIKYLKENNLTEFGKLVNASHISLHYDYEVTGVELDTLVEAAWQQDGVLGARMVGAGFGGCAIAFVQKDQVESFKKNVGQIYQEKIGYKADFYIAEIADGPSEIKISEVEK, from the coding sequence ATGGATACGAAAGAAATTTTACAAGGCTATCAAGATATTTTTAACGAAACTGCTGAAAAACTCTTTTTCTCACCTGGTAGAATCAATCTAATCGGTGAACATACCGACTACAATGGGGGTAACGTTTTCCCTTGTGCTATCAGTTTGGGAACTTACGCTGCTTTTGGTAATCGAGATGATGAAACAATCCAAATGTATTCTGCTAACTTGCCAGACACTGGGATTATTTCCGTCACACTAGACGACTTAACTTATAAAAAAGAAGACAACTGGTCAAATTATCTTAAAGGGATGATTTACTTAATTCAACAAGCTGGTTATAAGATTGACCACGGCTTTAACATTTACGTTCATGGCAACTTACCCGATGGTGCTGGATTGTCATCTTCTGCTTCAATCGAATTACTAATGGGTAATATTTTAAATGACGTCTTCCAGCTTGGAATCGACCAAATTGATCTCGTAAAAATGGGCCAACAAAACGAAAATAAATACATCGGCGTCAACTCCGGAATCATGGACGAATTTGCCGTTGGTATGGGTAAAAAAGACCAAGCTATCTTACTCGATACTAATACAATGGAATATCACTATGCCCCAGTCGAACTCGGCGACCACGTGATTGTAATCATGAATACAAACAAGCAACGTGCTTTAGCTGATTCCAAGTACAACGAACGTCGTAGTCAATGTGAACAAGCTCTAGCTCTCCTTCAAACTAAATTAAATATCAAATCTCTGGGCGAATTATCAATCGACGAATTCGACCGCAATTCTTATTTAATCAACGATGATATTTTAATTCGTCGTGCTCGTCATGCAGTATTTGAAAATCAAAGAACTCTTAAAGCTATCAAATATCTAAAGGAAAACAACTTAACTGAATTTGGCAAACTCGTCAACGCTTCTCACATTTCACTCCACTATGATTATGAAGTAACTGGCGTTGAACTTGATACTTTAGTTGAAGCTGCTTGGCAACAAGATGGCGTTCTCGGTGCTCGAATGGTCGGAGCTGGATTCGGTGGTTGTGCGATTGCCTTCGTTCAGAAAGACCAAGTCGAATCATTTAAGAAAAATGTCGGCCAAATTTATCAAGAAAAGATTGGCTACAAAGCTGACTTTTACATTGCTGAAATTGCTGACGGACCAAGTGAAATCAAAATCTCTGAGGTGGAAAAATAA
- a CDS encoding DegV family protein, which produces MKTAVVTDTASYLTPEQIKKYNITVLPITVILGNKQYKETEELTDQEFFDYLRNEKELPTTSQVSMGQIQEAYDRLVDEGYDTIISIHLSLGITSFMDNLRMFVKSYDKAKVYPFDSMAASGAEADLVMMAGLLAQQGVEPDEIIKKLEDLRASTHILFAVDDLKHLSRTGRLSNHSAIIGSLLNVKPLLTFKDGKIYAIAKERTMHRAYRMIASEIKKYTEEHPDRNLHITIVDSNNREMLDKWSNDFQEDFPKARVSKSHLGPAISVHTGEKTMGVVWDKDFINEN; this is translated from the coding sequence ATGAAAACGGCAGTGGTAACTGATACAGCGTCTTATTTGACACCGGAACAAATTAAAAAATATAACATTACTGTTTTACCAATTACAGTTATTTTGGGGAACAAGCAGTACAAAGAAACCGAAGAATTAACCGATCAAGAATTCTTTGATTATTTACGTAACGAAAAAGAATTGCCAACAACTTCTCAAGTATCAATGGGACAAATTCAAGAAGCCTATGACCGTCTAGTTGATGAAGGCTACGATACGATTATTTCGATTCATTTGTCATTAGGAATTACTTCCTTTATGGACAATTTGAGAATGTTCGTTAAGAGCTATGACAAGGCTAAAGTTTATCCGTTCGATTCAATGGCAGCTAGTGGTGCAGAAGCTGATTTAGTCATGATGGCAGGATTATTGGCACAACAAGGCGTTGAACCAGATGAAATCATCAAAAAATTAGAAGATTTGAGAGCTTCTACGCATATCTTGTTTGCAGTTGATGACTTGAAGCATTTGAGTAGAACTGGACGATTGAGCAATCACTCTGCTATCATCGGTAGTCTGTTGAATGTGAAACCATTGTTGACCTTTAAAGATGGTAAAATTTATGCGATTGCTAAAGAAAGAACTATGCATCGTGCTTATAGAATGATTGCTTCAGAAATTAAGAAATATACAGAAGAACACCCAGATAGGAATTTACACATCACGATTGTCGATTCAAACAATCGTGAAATGCTAGATAAGTGGTCAAATGATTTTCAAGAAGATTTTCCTAAAGCTAGAGTTTCCAAGAGTCATTTAGGACCAGCTATCAGTGTTCATACAGGTGAAAAGACTATGGGCGTTGTCTGGGATAAGGATTTTATAAATGAAAACTAG
- a CDS encoding VOC family protein, with translation MKTRVVLYVNDVDMSVDFWTMEFGGEVSDRQTLNGGYQNVIIKVSAEMELSIFPKDYIHIYAPEIPETVPSLMFFSEDFYRLHEEILSASEISEVNGVLTFNFQDPEGNMFVMAKA, from the coding sequence ATGAAAACTAGAGTTGTATTGTATGTCAATGATGTTGATATGAGTGTTGATTTTTGGACGATGGAGTTTGGTGGCGAAGTCTCTGATCGTCAAACTTTGAATGGTGGCTATCAAAATGTCATCATTAAAGTTTCTGCAGAAATGGAATTGTCGATTTTTCCTAAAGACTATATTCACATTTATGCCCCAGAAATCCCTGAAACTGTGCCATCATTGATGTTTTTCTCAGAAGATTTTTATCGCTTACATGAGGAGATTTTGAGTGCCAGTGAAATCAGTGAAGTAAATGGTGTTTTGACCTTTAACTTCCAAGATCCCGAAGGAAATATGTTTGTCATGGCAAAAGCATAG
- a CDS encoding GntR family transcriptional regulator, giving the protein MNTLHEQLLDQLVSYVQTLPANAKLLSERQLANKYQVSRNTVRLALLDLESTGLVRRVQGEGTFVNRINLQSDLGSSYKFGQQMRLLGKTPSTKIISFEEKDVNAYFAKNLNLEIGEKMFKVRRLRLADNEPMMLERSFLPVKLFPTLTKEMLENDSMYDVFEQEFDEKIDYADEYFSADVISNCDCESMQLKPGTPCLHLERKTYDEQKHIIEFTLSTARSDEFAYHVRHNLEN; this is encoded by the coding sequence ATGAATACTTTGCATGAACAATTGTTGGATCAATTGGTTAGTTATGTTCAAACATTACCAGCTAATGCTAAATTACTTTCTGAAAGACAATTAGCAAATAAATATCAAGTTTCACGTAATACCGTTCGCTTAGCGTTGCTAGATTTGGAGTCGACTGGCTTAGTCCGCCGCGTTCAAGGTGAGGGGACTTTTGTCAATCGAATCAATCTTCAAAGTGACCTCGGTAGTAGTTATAAATTTGGACAACAAATGCGCTTGTTAGGGAAAACTCCTAGTACAAAAATTATTAGTTTTGAAGAAAAAGATGTTAATGCCTATTTTGCTAAAAATCTCAATTTGGAAATTGGCGAGAAAATGTTTAAAGTTAGGCGCTTGCGTTTAGCTGATAATGAACCGATGATGCTAGAGAGAAGTTTCTTGCCAGTAAAGTTATTTCCAACTTTGACTAAAGAGATGCTAGAAAATGATTCGATGTATGACGTCTTTGAACAAGAATTTGACGAAAAAATTGATTACGCCGATGAGTATTTCTCAGCCGATGTTATCAGTAATTGTGACTGTGAGTCTATGCAGTTAAAACCGGGAACTCCGTGTTTGCATTTGGAAAGAAAAACCTATGACGAACAAAAGCACATTATTGAGTTTACTTTGAGTACTGCTCGCAGTGATGAGTTTGCTTATCATGTTAGACATAATTTGGAAAATTAA
- a CDS encoding sucrose-specific PTS transporter subunit IIBC, with protein MNHEQVADRVIKYVGKDNLIAAAHCATRLRLVVKDVKKIDQKGLDNDDDVKGTFSINGQYQIIIGPGDVDKVYDFFIKKTGLKEVTPDDLKNLATDGKKANPVMALVKLLSDIFVPLIPALVAGGLLMALNNVLTSQDLFGAQSVVQMYPGLKGVSELINLLASAPFTFMPILIGFSATKRFGGNPYLGAAIGMAMVMPSLVSGYDVANVMAAGKMTYWNIFGMNVAQAGYQGQVLPVLAVSWILATIEKWLHKHMPATPDFIFTPLIAVIITGLLTFIGVGPIMRTLSDALTNGIVWMYNTTGFIGTAIFGTFYSPIVVTGLHQSFPAIETQLLTNIAKTGGDFIFPIASMANAAQGAACLAVFFISKNEKQKGLASSAGVSALLGITEPAIFGVNLRLRYPFFCAMIASGISSIIIGIFHVLSSALGAAGIIGFISLPPKSYLPFFISIIISIALGFTLTYVYGKKFDKVTTAAPISEGKDIEVADEMIAAPVSGELINLSEVNDQVFSAEIMGKGAAIKPSDGNVYAVADGTLTVAYETKHAYGIQTDDGAEILIHLGIDTVDLKGQYFNSNVTQGQHVNKGDLLGTFDLQKIQAAGYDTTVMVVVTNSATYSDVDRLNKSDVTSGDDIVVLTKPTLEATPVATA; from the coding sequence ATGAATCATGAACAAGTTGCTGATCGAGTAATCAAATACGTTGGCAAAGATAACTTAATTGCTGCCGCCCATTGTGCTACTCGATTGAGATTAGTAGTTAAAGATGTTAAAAAAATCGATCAAAAAGGTTTGGACAATGATGATGACGTAAAAGGTACTTTCAGTATCAATGGTCAATATCAAATCATTATCGGACCTGGGGATGTTGATAAGGTTTACGATTTCTTCATCAAAAAAACCGGCTTAAAAGAAGTCACACCTGACGACTTAAAGAATCTTGCCACTGACGGCAAAAAAGCTAACCCCGTAATGGCTTTAGTTAAACTTCTTTCTGATATTTTTGTACCATTGATTCCTGCTTTAGTCGCTGGTGGTCTATTGATGGCCTTGAACAATGTTTTGACCTCTCAAGACCTCTTTGGAGCTCAATCAGTTGTTCAAATGTACCCCGGCTTAAAAGGTGTTTCTGAACTGATCAACTTACTAGCTTCTGCACCATTTACTTTCATGCCAATTTTAATTGGATTCTCCGCTACGAAACGTTTTGGTGGTAATCCTTATCTTGGTGCCGCTATTGGTATGGCTATGGTTATGCCTAGTTTGGTTAGTGGTTATGACGTTGCCAACGTGATGGCTGCTGGCAAAATGACTTACTGGAATATCTTCGGTATGAACGTCGCTCAAGCTGGATATCAAGGACAAGTTTTACCTGTTCTAGCTGTTTCTTGGATCCTCGCTACCATTGAAAAATGGCTTCACAAACACATGCCCGCTACACCCGATTTTATTTTTACACCGTTAATTGCCGTTATCATCACTGGCTTGTTGACTTTCATCGGTGTCGGACCAATTATGAGAACATTATCCGATGCTTTAACTAATGGTATCGTTTGGATGTACAACACAACTGGCTTTATCGGTACGGCTATCTTTGGTACTTTTTACTCACCTATCGTAGTTACTGGATTGCACCAAAGTTTCCCTGCTATCGAAACTCAATTATTAACTAATATTGCCAAAACCGGTGGAGATTTCATCTTCCCAATCGCTTCAATGGCCAACGCCGCTCAAGGTGCCGCCTGTCTGGCTGTCTTCTTCATTTCTAAAAACGAAAAGCAAAAAGGACTTGCTTCTTCAGCTGGTGTTTCAGCTTTACTAGGAATTACTGAACCTGCAATCTTTGGTGTGAACTTGAGACTTCGTTACCCATTCTTCTGTGCCATGATTGCTTCAGGTATTTCTTCAATTATTATCGGTATTTTCCACGTTCTATCCAGTGCTTTAGGTGCTGCTGGAATCATCGGTTTCATCTCCCTACCACCTAAATCTTATCTACCATTCTTCATCAGTATCATTATCAGTATCGCCTTAGGATTCACTTTGACATATGTCTATGGTAAGAAATTCGACAAAGTAACGACTGCCGCCCCTATTTCTGAAGGTAAAGATATCGAAGTTGCTGACGAAATGATTGCTGCTCCCGTCAGTGGCGAATTGATCAACTTATCCGAAGTTAACGACCAAGTTTTTTCAGCTGAAATTATGGGTAAGGGTGCTGCTATCAAACCTAGTGATGGTAACGTTTATGCTGTAGCTGACGGAACTTTGACCGTTGCTTATGAAACTAAACACGCCTATGGAATTCAAACTGATGACGGTGCCGAAATTTTGATTCACTTAGGAATCGATACGGTTGATCTCAAAGGACAATACTTCAATTCCAATGTCACACAAGGACAACACGTCAACAAAGGTGATCTATTAGGAACTTTTGATCTACAAAAGATTCAAGCTGCCGGTTATGACACAACCGTTATGGTTGTTGTAACTAACAGTGCCACATATTCAGACGTTGACCGCTTGAACAAATCTGATGTCACTTCAGGTGATGACATCGTCGTTTTAACTAAACCAACACTTGAAGCAACTCCGGTTGCTACTGCTTAA